Proteins encoded together in one Camelina sativa cultivar DH55 chromosome 9, Cs, whole genome shotgun sequence window:
- the LOC104715301 gene encoding uncharacterized protein LOC104715301, whose translation MKGLFWRVAESYILSEYEANLERVKAYDMRLFKAIMQRNPQNCSLAFCKPTASCVDVHNNLSESFNNAIDPSRYFPMVEMLEIIRRRTMQRIELRMKKACLHRGRFTKRAAAFIAEEQESLKYTKYVSGSAQGRCEVLDRGKSFSLHMGMRTCACRKWEMSGRPCRHALRVIAEKKLNHEDYSSEWYSNSKQKLIYPSNIEPVNGLRFWRNSGDVIKPPAHLVEEIENMKERKPKPKRKKPRHESPTKKASRKRRIMHCGRCGEAGHNITKCKNLVLEMHRPKKRLQEKMDVSQKHLSHKDHLSHKDHLCHKHRSNQLNSLSGLSPLLKLTLMEFS comes from the coding sequence ATGAAAGGGTTGTTCTGGAGAGTTGCTGAGAGTTACATACTGTCGGAGTATGAGGCTAATCTGGAAAGGGTTAAAGCTTATGATATGCGGCTGTTTAAGGCAATAATGCAGAGGAATCCACAGAATTGCAGTCTTGCCTTCTGCAAACCCACAGCATCGTGTGTAGATGTGCACAACAACTTGTCAGAATCATTCAACAATGCAATTGATCCCTCAAGGTATTTTCCAATGGTTGAAATGTTGGAGATCATCCGGCGGAGAACAATGCAGCGTATAGAGTTGAGGATGAAGAAAGCATGTCTCCACAGAGGTAGGTTCACAAAGAGGGCGGCAGCATTCATAGCTGAGGAGCAGGAAAGTCTTAAATACACCAAATACGTTTCAGGGTCCGCACAAGGTAGGTGTGAAGTTCTTGATCGTGGAAAATCTTTCAGCCTACATATGGGTATGCGGACTTGTGCTTGTCGGAAATGGGAGATGAGTGGACGCCCATGTCGTCATGCACTACGAGTCATTGCCGAGAAGAAGCTTAATCATGAGGATTACTCATCTGAATGGTATTCAAATTCAAAGCAGAAACTTATTTATCCTTCTAACATAGAACCAGTTAATGGTCTGCGGTTTTGGAGGAACTCTGGCGATGTAATCAAACCACCTGCTCATTTGgttgaagaaattgaaaacatgaaagaaagaaaaccgAAGCCAAAGAGGAAGAAGCCAAGACATGAATCTCCAACAAAGAAAGCTTCAAGGAAGAGAAGAATTATGCATTGTGGAAGATGTGGAGAAGCGGGTCACAATATAACAAAGTGTAAGAATTTGGTTTTGGAGATGCATAGGCCAAAAAAAAGACTCCAAGAGAAGATGGATGTGAGTCAGAAGCATCTCAGTCACAAGGACCATCTCAGTCACAAGGACCATCTATGTCACAAGCACCGATCCAACCAACTCAATAGTTTATCAGGTTTATCTCCTCTCTTAAAGCTTACTTTGATGGAGTTTAGTTAA